GATCAGCAGAAGTCTGAAGGAGTCACTCCTGGTGAGGATGTCTACATCATACTGCGCCTGGATGGCCGGGTTCGAAGATCAGGGAAAGTATGTACATATAGAGTGACCAACTCAAGTTCAGATTTGATTTCCTGAAAATGCCAATTTGATTCCTCTATCATAAAGTATAAACCCTCTACTGCTGACAATTTGTAATGTACTCCCATATCTTTGCAGGGTATGCCTGACTGGCAACAAATTCTGCAGGAGCTGCCTCCAGTTGAAGCATTGCTTAGCAAACTTGAAAGATAGAAATTTAGGACGTCCCCAGTTTGTAATATTTGTTTCTGAGTTGAATGCATCTGTTACATCATCCCTTGAGATTATTTGGAATAGTACTATTAGTTTACCAGATCCACCATTTATATTGTACTCATTCTGATATATATACAAATTGTTGATTACAGCCATTTATATTTCTTGTGCTTCAACACCAGCCAATTTATTTTCGGAAATTAATAGTTTGTATAAACGATTAACTCAGAAAATCAGATTCTGTATGACATTGACATTGGATACACGTCTATAAGACTATAACTAGGTTCGTAGTTTGAAGTCTGCTTAAGTGGCTCTCAAAGCTGTTGTAGTGCTGGATGGCATAAATTCAAAGACAGTGTCAGTTTCAATGATTAGTTGCATACCGACTTTATAATTGGAATTGTAAATGGTATTTGATAGGTCCATTTCTACTACTACTACTCGTTTTTGATATCAAGGATTGCGTAAGTCACACCAATTTGCGTCTAGTTATATAAATATATTCCGCTAAGTGGTTCAATTCATTTTCTTGGTAGGTTTTGAACAGGTCACGGATTTATCCAATCCAGCTTTCCTTCCAGCAATTGGAGCAAGGTTGAATTTTGGTGAGAGTCATTAAACTAATCAGCTTTGTTTGAACAAATGAGAAATGAGAGCTTCCAATTCCATTAGAAAATGTTTTGTCCTTTCAGAGGTTAGCTTATTCACTTAACCCTATTATTAAAGACCGAGTCCAAGATGGGAGAGTCGACTACTTTAAAACAAGGTTTGCCAACCCACTCCTCTATTTGCCAAAAGAGAAAAACAACAAGGCATACCAGAAGCAAATGGCAAAGTCCTCTTCCATTATTCTCTTCTTGGCCTTCTGCTTGTTCTTCACAGCCGTGATCATCGATGCAAGCAACGGCAGCGATCACGGGTTGAGCTTTGTTCCGGCCAAGTCCCGTTGCCAGGGTTCCATTGCAGAGTGCATGGCTGAGGATGAGTTTGACATGGACTCTGAGATCAACAGGCGTATCTTGGCCACCACAAAGTACATCAGCTATGGAGCTCTACAGAGGAACACTGTGCCATGCTCGCAAAGGGGTGCTTCCTACTACAACTGCAAGCCCGGGGCACAGGCTAACCCCTACAACCGTGGCTGCAGTGCCATCACTCGCTGCCGTAGTTGATGAATGTAAAATGTTACACAGATGTGAGATGTTCATGCCTTAGATCATGTGTGAATTCTCAGTTCTGGTGTTCATAGTGTTTTTATGTTCTATCTATATCCCAAATACAGATTCATATACTTTACATGAATGAAAATATGCAGGTGGTTTACCTTTGAAATGTTCGAAATAAGGGGGGTGATCCCAGATTTTGCTTTCACTTTACTGTAAGATTTCTTGTTCATGAATCTGGTGTCCTTTCTGGTGTTTTATCACTACAAGATTAGAAGCATTTAGCATTTAGGGTGTCACAAAAGCTTCCCAGCAACCAAGAGCCATCCCATTCCCATCAGTTCAAATTACACACAACAGTTTAGTGTTAAACGCTTCTGCAGAATTCTGTTTTTTATAATAAGTAGGGCTTAAAAGAGGGTTGGTAGCTACAGAAACAATCAAATGACAAAATGACTGATTTTGTAAGATAGATCACCAACATCCTAATAGCTACATCAAGACCAGCTGGGGTTTAAGATCTCATAGAAACTCCAGCTTTTAGACAATCTCATACAAAGAAAAATGACATCACAAACAAAAGCTACTAAATCCAATGTGAAGCAAACACCATGTTTAATTGTTCATCCACAAGAGCACGAATTATAACTAGCTTCATGCTGAACCTTCCTCTTGCTTCCCTCCCTCTTCATCTGGCTTGGACTGGGGGCTGGGAGCTGGAGAGCCTTCAATTCCCATCTCTGTTCTTAGGTCACCGATGCTACGCTCCAACTCGTTAATGCGGTTTCCCATCTCATCAAGTGCATTGCAGTTAAGAAAAACAAATGACATTTCATTCTAACCATAAAACTGATATGAAACAGATGCTGGAGTTCCAATTCCATTAAGATCCATTTATCTGAAATTGCAGCCTAAACCAGAAACCACACACACATATGATATGAAACTATGAAAAGAGCTTCCTATGGTGGCAGTTCAATGACGGTTCAAGCACTTCCAAAAACCATTCCTAAACTAAGTCGTTCAGACTAATCACACATATTCATAAAATTAGCACACCAACTTTGGCAATGTACACCCTAGCATGCAAAGATGATTGATTTCGAATTAAAGTATAAAAGATAAGGATATTCTTTGTAACAATGTTGTCGGACATCGACTGGAACCTAGTTTGCTGCATAAATAAACCGAAATCTCATAAGTTAAAACAGTTAAATCCACATACTTGACAAAACACAATCTACAATTTACTAATACTCACCATCTGTTGAAGCAGATTTTGCACCTGCACAATCACAATCACACAACAAACACACAAAAATCATGATCAGCAAAATCACAGAATACAACAATGCCCAATTCTCTAAATTTCTAAGTTTCAGAATAAATGGGACTCACAAAAGCAGACATATCAGCAGTGCTCTGCTTCGAATCCTCCGAATCATGCCCGTCCTGCAAAAGAAACCCAATTCAAATCACACACTGGGTTACCCAAAGCTCCCTAACAACATGTCGTATGTTCGATTAGGGCCAGACCCAATCGGAGTTTGAACGCCTTTGCAACAGTTTCAGAGAAAGACAAAGCATTTGTGTAGAACTGAAATCCAAACTCGTAGAAATGTAGAGCTAGAACAAATCTTAAGGGCCTAATCTAATTGTGGAATCTTTTCAATTGAAATCTGAATTGGAATTTAGGAACCCTAAGGGCTTAATTGGACGAAATTGTAAAATAAAAAAACCAAGAGTAAACAAAATTAGGGGTTGGCATTACCATATCTGCAAGTTTGAGAGCGATCGCGTTGCTTCTGAGCTCGGAGTAACTACAATGGCGAGAGCCCAAGATTTATGTCTGAAATAGTTGGAATAGGAATATGAATTATAGATGCAGCTTCTGGTTTATATTTCCGGTGAAAGTTTGAGATTTGATGATGAGCTGAAGTTACTACTATGCCATTGTTTGGAAAAGTTTATTTCGTCGATAAATTCAGATGGGAGGCGTTTATGGGCATTTTGGTTTGTTGAAAAGTCTAGGGCTAAGAGCGCCACAAACATTTCAAATTTCAAATTCTCTCTTTCAATCTATTTGGATACACCCCAACTGATTTAGTTCTAGTTATTTCTTCCACAAAATGGGGATACAAATCAAACAAGAAAGAGTTAAGAAGAAATTACATTGTTTACATTTGATGAATGATTTGGACATTTGGAAACTTGTAAGTGAGATTTGACAAGTGAAAAAATACTTATTGCAACACATTTCGAGTTTTGCCTCACACGGACAACCTTATTAATGACACTGAGATTAGGATACATAATAAGTGTGACAAAAAAGAAGACACCAAATCATTAATATATTTTTTCTAAATCGACATCATGTAGGAACGTATCGAAAAAGATGATAAGATACTAAAGAAAGAGGTTAGGCTTGTGGAAGGTATATGCTTGTCGATAAGGAGGATAACAAATGTTAAAAAAATTAGGGAAGTGAATCCACACTCCATAAATTATAATCCACACTCTTACTTTTTATTTGTGATAACTTAAATTTTGTCCTTATGATGAATAAAAATAAAAAATGGGAGTGTGGATTACAATTTAAAAAGTGTGGATTTCATATCTCAAAAATTAAAACCAAGATAACGTATCTTCTTCTACGTCGGCAAAACCAGTCATAAATAGGGGACAAACCATTGCCAACGAACAATTAGTTGCAAAAAAATTACCATAAAAATAAAATGAAATAAAACATGCGCGTCAGTGACACAGTGTCATCGGCAAAAACCTTTCATAAAATACAAATCAAGCTTGCCATTGCGACTTCTTAATTATTATGAGTTACCACCATACATTTTAAAGCATGAACGATACCATTTCAATTACTACGGTAAAGCTCTCTAGCAATAATATTGACTCCTGGCTTGGCCTGAAAAAAGGAGCAGTCCTTTCTTCACTATCAATCACCGGAGCTAACAAGCTAGCAACCGGAACCTTCTTCAAACCCAACGACCCATCGTCATAAATATCCCACCACTTCTTCACCAGCATCTTTATGTCTTCTCTCTCCACGTTCTCTTCCTCTCCTGTATACCTCCATGGCTTTGATCCCTATCATTCATAATTCAAATAACAAAGAAAGCATCAGCTAGCAGTGTGATGACACCAAGCATAAGAATGGTTCTAACCGCTCTATATGTAATTGTACATGTCAAACACAACTCACCGCAGCACAATAGTGAACAACTTTCAGAGCTTCAATCTTCACATTCTCAGGATGTCGCCATAACATGGCGAGAATGAAATTGTACTCCCAAGGGATTGGCTTGTAGACATCCCGAAAGAAGAAGTTCAACAAGTCCTGCAAACGTAAACGAATTAAGTACATACGTTTAAGCAAATCAAGTCCTCAAGAAGATTTTCTTAATTATCACGACATACCTGCTCAGCAAAAGGAGTGGGAGGAGTGTTCTTGAGGAATGTCAGCAGGTTATTGTAGGTGGAGAGCTTAGGCTCGAAGACGAACATGCCGGCGTTGAAGTAAGGTGGAGGTGGAGATCCTAACTCGGTAGGCCACTGAACCTTTTCCGGACATTGCTGACAGTATCCGATCTTACTTTGAGGAGTGTGACTCCAAGTGTTTTCACAGAAACAATCCATGACAGCATAGAAATAGCCATCCGGGAGGTGAAAGAGGTGATCAATGTTGTCAAAGACTTGTATGTCTCCGTCCAAGTATATCATCTTGCTATACTCCACAAACTAAACAGATCGATATTGGTCATACAACAGAAGCATCAATTAGTGACAGATACAAATAACATCATATATTGTTTTGCTACAATAATCAGATAACCAAATGTTTCTTTCGATTCTAACATATATCACATAAATAAAAACAAACACTTTGACATAACATGAAGGAACAGAAGTAGCATGCATACACAACGTACGTAATCGATCGATGTCGATCAAGATAGTAAGTGCAATTGTGCAGAGATATAGATAATCATCTTTATATTTTCTATGTACAGGTAACAGGCCCTTTACTTTCATGCATAAAAATGATGATGCTGTTACCTAGGGTTAACTAATTAAGTAAAGCCTAATAAAACATACAGGAGATGGCCGGAGATTACAAAACCCTAATAAATCATCCGTCACAAAACCCTAATTACAGAAGAACATGCAAGTATATATTGAATGAAGATCACAAGAGAGCACCATATATATATATATACTGCTTGTCAACCTGACATCTACAAAACATATACGTACATTGAAAATCCGAAGCTTTGAATAGTTGATGACATAATAGGCCATGGCAAACTCGGCTTGGTGATTTTCCGGAGGGTACACTGGCTCGATGTCCCGGACAATGCAACCCTGAGACTCGAGGATCTTTCGGTGCTCCTCCGGGACATCGGGAAGCACTGTGACAACAAGTGGATACTGGGATTTAGCCTTTCTCAAGCCCTTGGCTAAACCCAGAACTCCCTTCACGTAGTCTTTGTTGCCTGCCAAGAAGGTGACATAGGCTCTGCTAGTCATGTTCACAGCAGGAACATCCATTGCAATGGAACACATTATAGCTAGCAAATGATCAGATAAAAAGTATGCCGAAACTATGGGACTATGGGGATTTTGGATATAGGGTTTGGGTCTTTATATGATGAGTTTGGTTGGAATAATTAATGTTGAAGGCTTAGCAAGGAAACTGCGCATAATTATACTATAATCTTTTCGTCTCTTGCATAA
The window above is part of the Fragaria vesca subsp. vesca linkage group LG2, FraVesHawaii_1.0, whole genome shotgun sequence genome. Proteins encoded here:
- the LOC101302223 gene encoding protein RALF-like 33-like isoform 2; the protein is MAKSSSIILFLAFCLFFTAVIIDASNGSDHGLSFVPAKSRCQGSIAECMAEDEFDMDSEINRRILATTKYISYGALQRNTVPCSQRGASYYNCKPGAQANPYNRGCSAITRCRS
- the LOC101310197 gene encoding galactinol synthase 2-like, whose product is MDVPAVNMTSRAYVTFLAGNKDYVKGVLGLAKGLRKAKSQYPLVVTVLPDVPEEHRKILESQGCIVRDIEPVYPPENHQAEFAMAYYVINYSKLRIFNFVEYSKMIYLDGDIQVFDNIDHLFHLPDGYFYAVMDCFCENTWSHTPQSKIGYCQQCPEKVQWPTELGSPPPPYFNAGMFVFEPKLSTYNNLLTFLKNTPPTPFAEQDLLNFFFRDVYKPIPWEYNFILAMLWRHPENVKIEALKVVHYCAAGSKPWRYTGEEENVEREDIKMLVKKWWDIYDDGSLGLKKSTADMSAFVQNLLQQMQTRFQSMSDNIVTKNILIFYTLIRNQSSLHARVYIAKNEMSFVFLNCNALDEMGNRINELERSIGDLRTEMGIEGSPAPSPQSKPDEEGGKQEEGSA